The following proteins are encoded in a genomic region of Methylobacterium tardum:
- a CDS encoding ATP-binding protein: protein MSFVSGAALNALSRAELEAEILHLRAADAALRESEARFRTILETVDAAFAIVQVKFDADDRPVDYRFLEANPAFERESGVNLRGKWVTEFAPDLEQFWFETYGRVAKTREPASFESYAKAFSRWFDVRAVPVGDPVDRQIAIIFNDVTARREAEERLRASEALARANIERVQLALAAGAIIGTWHWDLPTDRFTVDEGFARSFGLDPALGRDGIPLAQIVATVHPDDQEGLAGAISAAIARGGAYAHQYRVRRADGRYYWIEANGRVDHAADGTPLSFPGVVLDVEERRIVEQERDRAIMQLRALTETLEQRVSERTAELMNTEEQLRQAQKMEAVGQLTGGLAHDFNNLLAGISGSLELMSTRIDQGRLADVDRYMAAAQGAAKRAAALTHRLLAFSRRQTLAPKGTDVNVLVEGMVDLIRRTVGPSVQVDTAGLAGLWPALVDPSQLENALLNLCINARDAMPDGGRIIIETANRRIASPAAERQDMPAGEYLSLSVSDTGTGMTPEVIAKAFDPFFTTKPLGQGTGLGLSMIYGFAKQSGGQVRIHSEVGQGTTVTLYLPHHRGGAERDEALPDGSPMPVAEAGETVLVVDDEPSVRMLVTDVLGDLGYTAVEAADGAGGLKVLQSDARIDLLVTDVGLPGGLNGRQMADAARATRPNLRVLFITGYAENALLTNGQLEPGMAVLTKPFAVEALASRIRAMIPRRVHAGDL from the coding sequence GCTTTGAATGCCTTGTCTCGCGCGGAGCTCGAGGCCGAGATCCTGCACTTGCGCGCGGCGGATGCTGCCCTGCGCGAGAGCGAGGCGCGGTTCCGGACCATCCTGGAGACCGTCGATGCGGCCTTCGCCATCGTCCAGGTCAAGTTCGACGCCGACGACCGGCCCGTCGATTATCGCTTTCTCGAAGCCAACCCGGCCTTCGAGCGCGAATCCGGCGTCAATCTTCGCGGCAAGTGGGTCACCGAGTTCGCGCCGGACCTGGAGCAGTTCTGGTTCGAGACGTACGGGCGCGTCGCCAAGACTCGGGAGCCGGCCAGTTTCGAGAGCTACGCGAAGGCGTTCTCACGCTGGTTCGACGTGCGGGCCGTGCCGGTCGGCGACCCCGTCGACCGGCAGATCGCCATCATCTTCAACGACGTGACCGCGCGGCGCGAGGCCGAGGAGCGCCTGCGGGCGAGCGAGGCCCTCGCCCGGGCCAATATCGAGCGGGTGCAGCTCGCCCTGGCGGCCGGCGCGATCATCGGGACCTGGCACTGGGACCTGCCCACCGACCGCTTCACCGTCGACGAGGGCTTCGCCCGGAGCTTCGGGCTGGATCCCGCGCTCGGGCGCGACGGCATTCCGCTCGCCCAGATCGTCGCCACCGTCCATCCGGACGACCAGGAGGGGCTGGCGGGGGCGATCAGCGCGGCCATCGCCCGGGGCGGCGCCTACGCGCACCAGTACCGGGTGCGCCGGGCGGACGGGCGCTACTACTGGATCGAGGCCAACGGCCGGGTCGATCACGCGGCGGACGGGACGCCGTTGAGCTTTCCCGGCGTGGTCCTCGACGTCGAGGAGCGCCGCATCGTCGAGCAGGAGCGCGACCGCGCGATCATGCAGCTGCGCGCCCTGACCGAGACCCTGGAGCAGCGCGTCAGTGAACGCACCGCGGAGCTGATGAACACCGAGGAGCAGCTCCGCCAAGCCCAGAAGATGGAGGCGGTGGGCCAGCTGACCGGGGGCCTGGCGCACGACTTCAACAACCTGCTGGCCGGCATCTCGGGCAGCCTGGAACTGATGAGCACCCGCATCGACCAGGGGCGCCTGGCGGATGTTGACCGGTACATGGCCGCCGCGCAGGGGGCGGCCAAGCGGGCGGCGGCGCTGACCCACCGCCTGCTGGCGTTCTCGCGCCGGCAGACCCTGGCCCCCAAGGGGACGGACGTGAACGTCCTGGTCGAGGGCATGGTCGACCTGATCCGGCGCACGGTCGGGCCCAGCGTGCAGGTCGACACGGCCGGTCTGGCCGGCCTGTGGCCCGCGCTGGTCGATCCGTCCCAGCTCGAGAACGCGCTGCTCAACCTCTGCATCAACGCCCGCGACGCGATGCCGGACGGGGGCCGCATCATCATCGAGACCGCCAACCGCCGGATCGCCTCGCCGGCCGCCGAGCGGCAGGACATGCCGGCGGGCGAGTACCTGTCGCTGAGCGTATCGGACACCGGCACGGGCATGACGCCGGAGGTGATCGCCAAGGCCTTCGACCCGTTCTTCACCACCAAGCCGCTCGGCCAGGGCACGGGCCTCGGCCTGTCCATGATCTACGGGTTCGCCAAGCAGTCGGGCGGACAGGTCCGCATCCACTCCGAGGTGGGCCAGGGCACGACGGTCACCCTCTACCTGCCGCACCACCGGGGCGGGGCCGAGCGCGACGAAGCCTTGCCGGACGGCAGCCCGATGCCGGTCGCGGAGGCCGGCGAGACCGTGCTGGTCGTGGACGACGAGCCGAGCGTGCGCATGCTGGTGACGGACGTGCTCGGCGACCTCGGCTACACCGCCGTGGAGGCTGCCGACGGGGCCGGCGGGCTCAAGGTCCTTCAGTCCGACGCGCGGATCGACCTGCTCGTCACCGATGTCGGCCTGCCGGGCGGCCTGAACGGCCGCCAGATGGCCGACGCGGCGCGGGCGACCCGGCCGAACCTCCGGGTGCTGTTCATCACCGGTTACGCCGAGAACGCCCTGCTCACCAACGGCCAGCTCGAGCCCGGCATGGCCGTGCTGACCAAGCCGTTCGCCGTCGAGGCCCTGGCATCCCGTATCCGCGCGATGATCCCGCGTCGCGTCCACGCCGGGGATCTCTGA